In one Chitinophaga sancti genomic region, the following are encoded:
- a CDS encoding TIR domain-containing protein codes for MGKKIFVSYKYSDGNVQALPRHRFDTTARHYVDEINALIENGEDHIYKGENDGESMVTLKDSTIGSKLGDKIFDSSVTIVLISEGMKNPLVQEQEQWMPWEISYSLRQQSRGGNNSKTNAMLAVVLPNRQGQYDYFIRENACPVCNCRILKTDFLFQILRDNMFNIITPTLSTCNNHGVKPPYWGYSSYIHLVKWIDFIADMDEYINIALSIRNNINRYTLVLC; via the coding sequence ATGGGAAAAAAGATTTTTGTTTCGTATAAATATTCAGATGGCAATGTACAAGCATTGCCGAGACATCGTTTTGACACTACAGCAAGGCATTATGTGGATGAAATTAATGCCTTGATAGAAAATGGGGAAGATCACATCTATAAAGGAGAAAACGATGGCGAAAGTATGGTTACATTAAAAGACTCAACTATAGGGTCTAAACTCGGTGATAAGATATTTGACAGTAGCGTAACTATCGTATTAATTTCCGAAGGGATGAAAAATCCATTGGTTCAGGAGCAGGAGCAATGGATGCCATGGGAAATTTCTTATTCACTAAGGCAGCAGTCACGAGGAGGGAATAATAGTAAAACGAATGCGATGCTTGCAGTAGTACTCCCTAACCGTCAAGGGCAGTATGATTATTTTATTAGGGAAAATGCCTGCCCTGTTTGTAACTGTCGGATATTGAAAACAGATTTCCTTTTTCAAATACTAAGAGATAATATGTTCAATATTATTACCCCAACACTCTCGACGTGTAACAACCATGGTGTTAAGCCTCCGTATTGGGGATATTCTTCCTATATACATTTGGTAAAATGGATAGATTTTATAGCCGATATGGATGAGTATATTAATATTGCCCTCAGTATTAGAAACAACATTAACCGTTATACACTAGTGTTATGTTAA
- a CDS encoding SLOG domain-containing protein, which yields MANTQHLSKIFLSASIPDPERNRIYYDTADIMAIRDAVRALATVIIPHSKLVWGGHPSITPLIRYVLQRLGRNVQDHVILYQSLFFEKGFIDDNKVFEHVIYTERYPTIKESIAHMRERMLSEHRFDAAVFIGGMEGIIEEYEIFKEKHPKALIIPVASTGAAARILYENLDEPFGVILKNSYAYMALFRELLLDNHNNI from the coding sequence ATGGCTAATACACAACACTTAAGTAAAATATTTCTTTCGGCAAGTATTCCTGACCCCGAAAGAAATCGAATTTATTACGATACAGCCGATATAATGGCAATCAGAGATGCCGTGCGTGCTTTGGCAACGGTGATTATTCCCCACTCAAAACTTGTTTGGGGTGGACATCCGTCGATTACGCCACTTATCAGATATGTGCTGCAGAGGTTGGGAAGGAATGTGCAGGATCACGTGATTTTATATCAGTCTCTCTTCTTTGAGAAGGGCTTTATTGATGACAACAAGGTTTTCGAGCATGTAATTTATACCGAAAGATACCCGACAATAAAAGAAAGTATTGCCCATATGAGAGAGAGAATGCTATCGGAACACAGATTTGACGCCGCTGTGTTCATCGGAGGAATGGAAGGTATAATTGAGGAATATGAAATTTTCAAAGAAAAACATCCTAAAGCCCTTATTATACCGGTCGCTAGTACAGGGGCTGCAGCCCGGATTTTATACGAAAACTTGGATGAGCCCTTCGGCGTCATACTAAAAAATAGCTATGCATACATGGCTCTTTTTCGTGAACTACTTTTAGACAACCATAATAATATATAA
- a CDS encoding IS630 family transposase (programmed frameshift), with translation MIRYTVKLTKREVEELHSIINKGSHTSQTFRMAYILLNCDDGKYSEKVTNEQISKVLKVGMRTIDRVKKKFIEEGFEGVLERRPSNRIYESKVDGDIEAKLVTLCCSEPPKGFARWSLRLLADKMVELKYVEKISHVTVRKGLKKNELKPWKSKGWVIPPHCNSEFVAKMENVLDVYKRPYNADYPVICMDESPKQLVDDVRQSVAMKPGQERRVDYEYVRHGVVNIFIANEPLKGKRFVEVTAFKARKDWAMFIKEIADKKYPKAKKITLVMDNLKTHTGAAFYETFEPKEAKRLCDRFEFIYTPKHGSWLNMAEIELHVLNGQCLNRHISTIEKVKEEVTEWQIHRNNKNSQINWQFTNKEARVKLKRLYPSINI, from the exons ATGATACGCTATACCGTTAAATTAACAAAAAGAGAAGTTGAAGAATTACACAGCATAATAAATAAAGGTTCACATACTTCTCAAACCTTTCGTATGGCTTATATTCTATTAAATTGTGATGATGGAAAATACTCGGAAAAAGTGACCAACGAGCAAATAAGTAAAGTTTTGAAAGTTGGGATGCGCACAATAGATCGGGTTAAGAAGAAATTTATAGAAGAAGGCTTTGAAGGGGTATTAGAAAGACGGCCTTCAAATCGTATTTACGAGTCTAAAGTGGATGGAGATATAGAAGCGAAGTTAGTCACATTATGCTGTAGTGAGCCACCTAAGGGATTTGCTAGATGGTCGTTACGGCTCCTGGCAGACAAGATGGTTGAATTAAAGTATGTAGAAAAGATCTCTCATGTAACAGTAAGAAAGG GTCTTAAAAAAAATGAACTTAAGCCTTGGAAATCAAAAGGGTGGGTAATCCCACCGCATTGTAATAGCGAATTTGTGGCAAAGATGGAGAATGTGTTAGATGTATATAAAAGGCCTTATAATGCTGATTATCCTGTTATTTGCATGGACGAGTCGCCAAAACAGTTAGTCGATGATGTGAGACAATCAGTTGCCATGAAGCCTGGTCAGGAAAGAAGAGTAGATTACGAGTACGTTAGACATGGCGTGGTAAATATATTTATAGCAAATGAACCATTGAAAGGGAAGCGTTTTGTGGAGGTAACAGCATTCAAAGCCAGAAAGGATTGGGCAATGTTTATTAAAGAAATCGCAGATAAGAAATATCCCAAAGCGAAAAAGATAACCCTGGTGATGGATAATTTAAAAACGCACACGGGTGCTGCATTTTATGAGACCTTTGAACCCAAAGAAGCAAAAAGGCTGTGTGATAGATTTGAATTCATCTATACTCCAAAACATGGAAGCTGGTTAAATATGGCCGAAATAGAATTGCACGTATTGAATGGACAGTGCCTGAACAGGCATATATCTACAATCGAGAAGGTAAAAGAAGAGGTCACTGAATGGCAAATTCATCGAAACAATAAGAACAGCCAAATAAACTGGCAATTCACAAACAAAGAAGCAAGAGTGAAGTTAAAAAGATTGTATCCGTCAATTAATATTTAA
- a CDS encoding toll/interleukin-1 receptor domain-containing protein, whose translation MSIITRSQLATIAQNKAGYKGLRDVVNENRQFSRSSQTTSIFLSHAHTDKEMIEQAVTFFRTLGIAVYIDWMDHTMPERPNGETASNIKSKIQLNDKFVLLATNAAVASKWCNWEVGIADPYKSGSKKMALFPLADNSGTWNGNEYLQIYPRIESSSYYANSFSVIYPDGTSESIESWLRK comes from the coding sequence ATGTCAATAATTACAAGAAGCCAATTAGCCACAATTGCACAAAACAAAGCAGGCTACAAAGGATTAAGAGATGTAGTAAATGAAAACCGACAATTCTCCAGATCAAGCCAAACGACAAGTATTTTTTTGTCCCATGCACATACTGATAAAGAGATGATAGAACAAGCGGTTACATTTTTTAGGACATTAGGTATAGCCGTTTATATTGATTGGATGGATCACACCATGCCGGAAAGACCAAATGGAGAAACGGCCAGCAACATCAAAAGTAAAATACAGCTTAACGATAAGTTTGTACTTCTTGCTACAAATGCTGCCGTTGCATCAAAATGGTGCAATTGGGAGGTTGGTATAGCGGATCCATATAAATCGGGCAGCAAAAAGATGGCACTTTTCCCTTTGGCAGATAACAGTGGCACATGGAATGGTAATGAATATCTTCAGATCTATCCAAGAATAGAGAGCAGTTCTTATTACGCCAACTCGTTTAGTGTAATATATCCTGACGGGACTTCAGAAAGCATTGAAAGCTGGTTAAGGAAATAA
- a CDS encoding ABC transporter permease translates to MVSILLNRKTYNTTFFISIIGLALGLTSLIVITLYLNYELNYDGWSPELKNIYGAGVLDEVNDKGEWTYYCDSRMGFALRSGMPDVKALTMISVAEGRGQIGVTTENNSFLEKDMLDCDSSFFDVFPYKFIAGDRKTALKNPNTIVISESLAKKWFGTKEVVGKSVTLKRWNQDKSISYQVDGVIELPAKPSQLRFTAIYHSSGGNLDIPPTDLGETMPCRIFIRLNPGVNTERLQTLAYGIYAREMGMLYDSRRNHNLTVRNKILAGGFRLQSLKDIHIHPLQGKGIMNIAAPLIGLSFLLLLLAVTNFTNLSVAASFYRIKSISVKKILGASRIHLMLEILGEVAIKCLIALLLGCLLSVLLLPFINDIFQVSISLKQNINLPVFVLQLLGVFIMTCMLSAVYPCLFFTNFSPLGAFRDENGSMNKRQFVGNSLIVLQFSITVVFIISLIVMTMQIRYMQKSDLGFSPMELLHIESPVNSRMINEIEQLPGVKYAGVSSQKSNQEDDFLFETSYEGQMKKMFLVSVGYQTLHALNVQILQGRLFSKEYGLDSENAVVLNKAAADLLGKNILGKTIYGGKDRFPLTVVGVINDFKYHGFEKKVSPSAYMINTHIGSSGTSHLLIKINDREKMMVIGKIKGIWERYYPGYPLRYDFLEDEYNQLNADHERLKNIYYIFSIVSLLLALIGLFALTTFMIRQRLKEFSIRKTLGASSATILTMISRKYLRLVLIANFLAYPVVFFWANNWLDNFAYRIHMPFGAFIVTTVLSLIATGITLAIQIGSIAGVNPVKHLKSN, encoded by the coding sequence ATGGTGAGTATTCTTTTAAACAGGAAAACCTATAATACTACATTCTTTATAAGTATTATCGGATTGGCACTAGGTCTGACCAGTCTAATTGTGATCACCTTGTACCTGAACTATGAACTAAACTATGACGGCTGGTCTCCGGAATTAAAAAACATATATGGTGCAGGTGTATTGGATGAGGTTAATGATAAAGGAGAATGGACTTACTATTGTGATTCAAGAATGGGATTTGCGCTCAGATCCGGCATGCCTGATGTAAAGGCACTTACCATGATTAGCGTTGCAGAAGGGAGAGGACAGATTGGAGTAACTACTGAAAACAATTCATTTCTTGAAAAGGATATGCTTGATTGCGATAGCTCCTTTTTTGATGTATTCCCTTATAAGTTTATTGCCGGTGACCGAAAGACAGCGTTAAAAAATCCTAACACAATAGTAATTTCAGAATCGCTTGCAAAGAAATGGTTTGGTACAAAAGAAGTAGTGGGTAAATCTGTCACTTTAAAACGATGGAACCAGGACAAATCAATATCCTATCAGGTAGACGGGGTAATTGAGTTGCCAGCCAAGCCATCGCAGCTTCGCTTTACAGCTATATATCATTCCAGTGGTGGGAATTTGGATATTCCCCCTACAGATCTGGGAGAAACGATGCCCTGCAGGATCTTTATACGGTTAAATCCCGGTGTAAACACAGAGCGGTTACAAACACTTGCATATGGTATATATGCCAGGGAAATGGGCATGCTATACGATTCAAGGCGGAACCATAACCTAACAGTACGCAACAAAATATTGGCGGGTGGGTTTAGGTTACAATCATTAAAAGATATACATATACATCCCTTGCAGGGTAAAGGAATTATGAATATTGCAGCGCCACTAATAGGACTATCTTTTTTATTATTACTGCTGGCTGTAACGAATTTTACGAACCTTTCCGTTGCCGCATCATTTTACCGTATAAAAAGCATCAGTGTCAAAAAGATATTAGGCGCATCCAGGATTCATCTGATGTTGGAAATATTAGGAGAAGTGGCCATTAAATGTCTTATAGCCCTGCTTTTAGGTTGTTTACTTTCCGTATTGCTATTACCTTTTATCAATGACATCTTTCAGGTATCGATTTCGCTGAAACAAAATATTAATCTGCCCGTTTTTGTATTGCAGCTTCTCGGTGTTTTCATCATGACGTGTATGTTGTCCGCTGTTTATCCATGTTTGTTTTTTACGAATTTTAGCCCCCTTGGGGCTTTCAGGGATGAAAACGGATCAATGAATAAGCGACAGTTTGTTGGTAATTCACTTATTGTACTTCAATTTTCTATCACCGTTGTCTTTATTATTTCCCTGATTGTAATGACGATGCAGATCAGGTATATGCAAAAAAGCGATTTGGGCTTTAGTCCGATGGAGTTGTTACATATTGAATCTCCGGTCAATTCTCGTATGATCAATGAAATAGAACAGTTGCCGGGTGTTAAATATGCGGGTGTCAGTTCTCAAAAGAGCAATCAGGAAGATGATTTTTTATTTGAGACTTCTTATGAAGGACAAATGAAAAAGATGTTCCTTGTTTCTGTTGGTTATCAGACACTTCATGCACTGAATGTTCAGATACTGCAGGGACGATTGTTCTCAAAGGAATATGGACTTGACTCAGAAAATGCAGTCGTATTAAATAAAGCGGCAGCAGACCTTTTGGGGAAAAACATATTGGGGAAAACTATTTACGGAGGAAAAGACCGGTTTCCGCTCACTGTGGTAGGTGTCATTAACGACTTTAAGTATCATGGCTTTGAAAAAAAGGTAAGTCCATCTGCTTACATGATAAATACTCACATCGGTTCATCAGGTACAAGCCATCTGCTTATTAAAATCAATGACCGTGAAAAAATGATGGTGATAGGAAAAATCAAAGGAATATGGGAACGGTATTATCCTGGATACCCACTCAGGTACGATTTTCTGGAAGATGAGTATAACCAGCTGAATGCAGACCATGAGCGGTTGAAGAATATTTATTACATTTTTTCTATAGTTTCACTGTTGCTTGCTCTGATCGGATTATTTGCTTTGACTACTTTTATGATTAGGCAACGACTAAAGGAATTCAGCATCAGAAAAACATTAGGTGCATCTTCTGCAACAATACTTACCATGATTAGCAGGAAGTATCTGCGCTTAGTACTCATTGCCAATTTTCTGGCGTATCCTGTTGTGTTTTTCTGGGCAAATAATTGGTTAGATAATTTTGCTTACAGAATACATATGCCATTTGGAGCTTTTATTGTCACGACAGTACTGTCGTTAATTGCTACAGGTATCACGCTGGCTATTCAGATTGGCAGTATTGCCGGGGTCAATCCGGTTAAACATTTGAAGAGTAATTAG
- a CDS encoding toll/interleukin-1 receptor domain-containing protein yields MRTKYQILLIGNENSFIGQIKESLNRHTAELGVSGDSLLYIEQANFSEYKANAPAVCLYFGSNDGMFGDLELLRSLINDATLIIPLVVDLKSFKQCTPEELHKVNGYELSNEKDVESLVSVILEGLSLLRLSRRLFISYKREESSIVAIQLFEQFEKNGFDVFLDTHCVRPGEPFQDELWQRLADTDVVVLLNTPGFVNSHWTMQELAQANAMSVGILQLIWPGHSLELEAKLSIPYPLQDSDFGNNTYANKDAYLTKNTIDQIVSEVESLRARSLASRQDNIITEFFKGAARVGKDANLQPEKFILMNKPDGKELVFIPTVGVPQSFTYDQSEELIKQVKKRNAETIFILYDHINIREKWIKHLSWLDNYLPVKALKIEGIEQWLIHNT; encoded by the coding sequence ATGAGAACCAAATATCAGATACTATTAATTGGAAACGAAAATTCCTTTATTGGTCAGATAAAGGAAAGCTTAAACAGACACACTGCGGAGCTGGGCGTTTCAGGCGATTCGCTGTTATACATTGAACAAGCCAACTTTTCCGAATATAAAGCCAATGCACCTGCTGTATGTTTATATTTTGGCTCTAATGACGGAATGTTTGGCGACTTAGAATTATTGAGGTCGCTAATTAATGATGCTACGTTAATTATACCATTAGTAGTAGACCTTAAAAGTTTTAAGCAATGTACACCCGAAGAACTTCATAAGGTCAATGGATATGAGTTGTCAAATGAAAAAGATGTAGAATCGTTAGTAAGCGTTATTTTGGAAGGATTGAGCCTTCTTAGACTTTCCAGGCGATTGTTCATTAGTTATAAACGCGAAGAGTCTAGTATTGTGGCTATCCAGCTTTTTGAGCAGTTTGAAAAAAACGGCTTCGATGTGTTTTTAGACACACACTGTGTACGTCCTGGAGAACCTTTTCAGGATGAATTATGGCAACGGCTGGCCGATACGGATGTGGTAGTGTTATTAAATACCCCCGGATTTGTAAATAGCCATTGGACGATGCAGGAACTCGCTCAGGCTAACGCTATGTCTGTTGGCATTTTACAATTAATTTGGCCCGGCCACAGCCTTGAACTTGAAGCTAAGTTATCCATTCCTTATCCACTACAAGATTCCGATTTTGGGAACAATACATACGCCAATAAAGACGCATATTTAACAAAAAATACAATTGATCAAATTGTGAGTGAAGTTGAATCTTTAAGAGCGAGGAGTCTGGCTTCACGGCAAGACAATATAATTACCGAGTTTTTTAAGGGCGCTGCCCGCGTAGGTAAAGACGCCAACCTGCAACCTGAAAAATTTATTCTTATGAATAAACCAGACGGTAAGGAGCTGGTTTTTATACCTACTGTTGGAGTGCCGCAATCGTTTACCTACGATCAATCTGAAGAATTGATAAAGCAGGTAAAGAAAAGGAATGCTGAAACTATTTTTATTCTTTACGATCATATCAATATCAGGGAAAAATGGATAAAACACTTATCCTGGCTGGATAATTACTTACCCGTAAAAGCTTTAAAAATTGAGGGCATCGAACAATGGCTAATACACAACACTTAA
- a CDS encoding TlpA family protein disulfide reductase, which yields MRKNLFIIYVLLLQVCACSNNAENKKALMSYLNDYKDVVGHRINTGDSLTLYYTPNGVHRYEGTYKIVSFINTSCGTCIRKMDEWNKFLSEKNLDVNQIIFVAQGKPDTYFREFVDSTKPAFYIYLDTSGYYLLNRHLDRYVQGTFLLDENENVVMIGDPVGNETIYSFYNTIIHDQVKSE from the coding sequence ATGCGGAAAAACTTATTTATTATATACGTCTTGCTACTACAGGTATGTGCATGTAGCAATAACGCTGAAAATAAGAAAGCACTGATGTCCTATCTGAATGACTATAAGGATGTAGTTGGGCATAGGATAAATACCGGGGATTCGCTCACCTTGTATTATACCCCCAATGGCGTACACAGATATGAGGGAACGTATAAAATTGTTTCGTTCATTAATACGAGTTGTGGAACCTGCATCCGGAAAATGGATGAATGGAACAAGTTCCTGTCAGAGAAAAATTTGGATGTCAATCAAATCATTTTTGTAGCCCAGGGGAAACCTGATACGTATTTTCGGGAATTCGTAGATAGTACAAAGCCCGCGTTTTACATATATCTGGATACGAGTGGTTATTACTTATTAAATCGCCATCTTGACAGATATGTTCAGGGAACTTTTTTATTGGATGAAAATGAAAACGTCGTCATGATAGGAGATCCGGTTGGCAACGAAACAATTTATTCATTTTATAATACAATCATCCATGATCAAGTCAAGTCAGAATAA